Proteins from a genomic interval of uncultured Desulfuromusa sp.:
- a CDS encoding tRNA-binding protein yields MAKELKPTVSFEESFATLDIRVGRIIDVELETSTHKPTYKMTIDFGKYGKRTSYGRFTQHPIDEVKDRLVLGVLNFEPKKMGDVVSEALIIGVQYPKAESGEATFVSPAISAKIGSKLF; encoded by the coding sequence ATGGCAAAAGAGCTAAAACCCACTGTTTCTTTCGAAGAATCGTTTGCGACCCTCGATATCAGAGTTGGAAGAATAATCGACGTTGAGCTTGAAACAAGCACACACAAGCCAACTTACAAAATGACAATTGATTTCGGAAAATATGGAAAACGCACCAGCTATGGTCGTTTCACCCAACATCCTATAGACGAAGTCAAAGACAGACTTGTTCTTGGCGTGCTGAATTTTGAGCCCAAAAAAATGGGTGATGTTGTCTCCGAAGCATTAATAATAGGGGTTCAATATCCTAAAGCGGAAAGTGGAGAAGCCACGTTCGTTTCACCAGCCATCTCTGCAAAAATCGGCAGTAAACTTTTTTAG
- a CDS encoding class I SAM-dependent methyltransferase, with translation MDKTAITINSYDNSADKFAAKFMDFEPYKRKIHYFQKKYASYAKSIIDLGCGPGNASKIFFEQNPNCKITGIDLSREMIKLAKQKIPTGSFSVCDLRTIEQSSTYDAAIASFCIVHLSDEETTRFISKLSKLINLQGFLYLSFMEGSNAQYETTSFSEEEIYFNYFQRDAIVNQLEGVGFEINELLEQDYQENNGAMTKDVFIIAQRTT, from the coding sequence ATGGATAAAACGGCCATCACCATCAATTCGTACGATAATTCAGCGGATAAGTTTGCGGCCAAATTTATGGATTTTGAACCATATAAACGCAAGATCCACTATTTCCAGAAAAAATACGCTTCATATGCGAAATCAATCATTGATTTGGGCTGTGGCCCCGGAAATGCTTCCAAGATTTTCTTTGAACAAAACCCGAACTGCAAAATTACCGGCATCGACCTATCCAGGGAAATGATTAAGCTCGCAAAGCAAAAGATCCCAACCGGTTCATTTTCTGTCTGCGATCTGCGAACAATAGAGCAAAGTTCAACATATGACGCAGCCATAGCATCTTTTTGCATTGTCCATCTTTCAGACGAAGAAACAACCCGTTTCATTTCCAAGCTAAGCAAGCTCATCAATCTGCAAGGGTTTCTTTATCTTTCCTTCATGGAGGGAAGCAACGCTCAATACGAAACAACATCCTTTTCGGAAGAGGAAATATATTTTAATTATTTCCAGCGAGACGCTATAGTTAACCAGCTGGAAGGGGTCGGTTTCGAAATAAATGAACTGCTTGAACAAGACTATCAGGAGAATAACGGCGCGATGACAAAGGACGTTTTCATTATTGCGCAAAGAACCACCTGA
- a CDS encoding pentapeptide repeat-containing protein yields the protein MDFFDRFNQKVEFKNKQWTDDQFFDLEFWDCKFIKCNFTGTIFKKCRFEDCVFIECNISLIKPKYCSFVEVDFKNCKAIGINWAEAATPVNINFYSSTINSSSFFGLNLSQISIKDCSAKEVDFTEANLTRGNFDATNFLNSRFSKTNLTQSDFRNSTNYDINPEWNQLKKTRFSTPEALSLLSGLDIILD from the coding sequence ATGGATTTTTTTGATCGTTTCAATCAAAAGGTAGAATTCAAAAATAAGCAATGGACAGACGATCAATTTTTTGATCTTGAATTCTGGGATTGCAAATTTATCAAATGCAACTTCACCGGAACCATTTTCAAAAAATGTCGTTTTGAAGATTGTGTCTTTATTGAATGCAATATCAGTCTTATAAAACCGAAATATTGTTCATTTGTTGAAGTCGATTTTAAGAATTGCAAGGCGATCGGGATCAATTGGGCAGAAGCGGCAACACCTGTTAATATCAATTTTTACTCCAGCACAATTAATTCTTCATCTTTTTTTGGCTTAAATCTGTCACAGATAAGCATAAAGGATTGTAGCGCCAAAGAGGTTGATTTCACTGAAGCAAATTTAACAAGAGGCAACTTTGATGCAACTAATTTCCTGAACAGCCGTTTTTCAAAAACCAATTTAACTCAATCGGATTTTCGAAATTCGACAAATTACGACATTAACCCGGAATGGAATCAATTGAAAAAAACCAGATTCTCTACTCCTGAAGCCCTATCGTTACTTTCAGGGCTTGATATCATTCTGGATTAA
- a CDS encoding class I SAM-dependent methyltransferase yields the protein MKWRINNTPDSIINRRDEPCRFGVLNSELIFSSLQLEEGGCFVDAGCGPGEYSVLAAKHVGDVGSVIALDRDPWMVEQLHKTIAAQAITNIETQIVDLGKPLPLKDQQADAVLISAVLHMPGLSDRWQILFPELWRILKQGGKLGIIEKNNASVPVGHPLHLRLSPETIAENIIPYGFGQCGLIELKENIFLIVFEKRDS from the coding sequence ATGAAATGGAGAATCAACAACACCCCGGACTCTATCATCAACAGAAGAGACGAACCGTGTCGATTCGGTGTTTTAAATTCAGAATTAATCTTCAGTTCACTTCAACTTGAGGAGGGGGGCTGCTTTGTCGATGCCGGATGCGGTCCGGGAGAGTACTCTGTTCTGGCAGCAAAGCACGTCGGTGACGTGGGCTCGGTTATTGCGCTGGATCGCGATCCCTGGATGGTTGAGCAGTTGCACAAGACAATCGCAGCGCAAGCCATCACCAATATCGAAACGCAAATTGTCGACCTTGGAAAGCCTCTTCCTCTCAAAGACCAACAAGCTGATGCTGTCTTGATCTCAGCCGTTCTTCACATGCCCGGATTGAGTGACCGCTGGCAGATTCTTTTCCCGGAGCTATGGCGTATCCTGAAACAGGGTGGGAAACTGGGAATTATTGAGAAGAATAATGCTTCGGTTCCCGTTGGTCACCCATTACATTTGCGATTGTCGCCGGAAACGATCGCCGAAAATATTATCCCATATGGATTTGGACAGTGTGGCCTGATTGAGCTGAAGGAGAACATCTTCCTGATTGTGTTTGAGAAACGCGATTCCTGA
- a CDS encoding adenosylcobinamide amidohydrolase produces the protein MQPITSSTSIEQTRQHIHIAFSIPHRITSSAVLNGGIIHADHLVNLNVPKHNQCTEPPEETLAQYCIASGWKGTAVGMMTAASMDSFRMAKETVQDIDVVVMVTAGLSNARRIGDHAEHRFMVASPESPGTINIVVLTSAALTEAAGIEAVLMVTEAKSAALQNAGIKSAVSDGIATGTGTDSVAIVSGHGPETVRYCGKHVLFGEILGRMVTDTVAASIEWEFSDANSEPTSDEHHLRK, from the coding sequence ATGCAACCCATAACATCCTCTACATCCATTGAACAGACCCGGCAACATATTCATATTGCCTTCAGCATTCCGCATCGCATTACCAGTTCTGCGGTTTTGAATGGTGGTATCATCCACGCCGACCATCTTGTCAACTTGAACGTCCCCAAGCACAATCAGTGCACAGAGCCGCCGGAAGAGACTCTGGCACAATATTGTATCGCCTCCGGCTGGAAAGGGACGGCTGTAGGAATGATGACGGCGGCATCAATGGATTCCTTTCGCATGGCAAAAGAGACCGTGCAGGACATTGATGTTGTGGTGATGGTGACAGCCGGTCTCTCCAATGCAAGACGTATTGGTGACCATGCGGAGCACCGATTCATGGTAGCTTCCCCTGAGAGCCCGGGCACCATCAACATAGTCGTTCTAACCTCTGCGGCATTAACGGAAGCAGCCGGCATCGAAGCAGTGCTGATGGTCACAGAAGCCAAATCAGCAGCATTGCAAAATGCAGGAATCAAAAGTGCCGTTTCAGACGGGATTGCAACCGGCACAGGAACGGATTCGGTTGCGATTGTCAGTGGTCATGGGCCGGAAACAGTTCGGTACTGTGGTAAACATGTCCTGTTTGGCGAAATATTAGGTCGGATGGTGACAGACACGGTGGCTGCCTCCATTGAGTGGGAATTTTCTGACGCCAATAGCGAACCGACATCAGATGAGCACCACTTGCGGAAATGA
- a CDS encoding O-acetyl-ADP-ribose deacetylase: MGHISIIEGDLTQAHVDAIVNAANPKMLGGGGVDGAIHRAAGPSLREECLKVKSVNGIRCPVGEARITPAGNLAAKYVIHTVGPIYSEEPDPERLLESAYVNSLRLAIENRCKSVAFPAISCGIFGYPHQEAAKVALNVCYRKEFEVLDIYFYLFDQSAVEFWKAVHLGMRP, encoded by the coding sequence ATGGGTCATATTTCGATAATTGAGGGTGATTTAACCCAGGCACATGTTGATGCCATCGTCAATGCAGCTAACCCCAAAATGCTGGGTGGTGGCGGGGTCGATGGGGCAATTCATCGTGCAGCGGGTCCAAGTTTGAGAGAGGAGTGCCTTAAAGTTAAATCCGTCAATGGCATTCGTTGCCCCGTTGGTGAAGCGCGTATCACCCCGGCGGGGAATCTGGCTGCAAAATATGTCATTCATACCGTAGGTCCAATCTATAGTGAAGAACCTGACCCCGAGAGATTGCTTGAGTCTGCCTATGTTAACTCCCTACGCTTAGCCATTGAAAACCGGTGTAAATCGGTGGCTTTTCCAGCTATTTCCTGCGGTATCTTTGGATATCCGCACCAGGAAGCTGCAAAAGTGGCCCTCAACGTTTGTTATCGAAAAGAATTTGAAGTCTTAGATATTTACTTCTACCTGTTTGATCAATCTGCGGTTGAATTCTGGAAGGCAGTGCACCTTGGGATGCGACCATAA
- a CDS encoding SDR family oxidoreductase: MTKRNVLITGGARGIGAAAARALAEDGHRVFINYVSSTQKATDLVDEITANGDEAFAVQADVRDDHQIKGMFDKINNEFGGVDILVSNANMSFVAKSFMDQTWEEFSQKLNDEMHASYVTAKYAAGSMKEKQFGRLIFISSTLSESPAPTFLAHGSAKGALDSFCKYLAQELGPFGITANIVAPGLVLTDATKNAPDEFKEVIRVHTPTQKIAVPEDVANVIRFLASENSSHLTGTYTPVCGGAYLP; this comes from the coding sequence ATGACTAAACGTAATGTCCTTATTACTGGTGGGGCAAGAGGAATTGGTGCCGCAGCTGCGAGAGCACTGGCAGAAGATGGACATAGAGTCTTTATTAATTATGTCAGCAGCACTCAAAAGGCAACAGATCTTGTAGATGAGATCACCGCAAATGGTGATGAAGCATTTGCGGTACAGGCAGATGTTCGGGATGATCATCAAATCAAAGGGATGTTTGATAAGATAAATAACGAATTTGGCGGGGTAGATATCCTTGTTTCAAACGCAAATATGAGTTTTGTCGCTAAGTCATTTATGGACCAGACCTGGGAGGAGTTTTCACAGAAGTTAAATGACGAAATGCATGCCTCCTATGTGACGGCAAAGTATGCTGCCGGCAGCATGAAGGAAAAGCAATTTGGTCGCTTGATTTTCATATCGAGTACGTTATCCGAAAGTCCGGCACCAACTTTTCTCGCCCATGGTTCTGCAAAAGGAGCGCTTGACAGTTTCTGTAAATACCTCGCTCAGGAACTGGGCCCATTCGGCATTACCGCAAATATTGTTGCTCCGGGACTGGTCCTCACTGATGCGACAAAAAATGCACCGGATGAATTTAAAGAAGTTATTCGCGTCCATACGCCAACGCAAAAGATTGCCGTACCGGAAGATGTTGCTAACGTCATCAGATTTTTAGCAAGTGAAAACAGCTCACATTTAACAGGAACCTACACGCCTGTTTGTGGCGGCGCTTACCTTCCATAG
- a CDS encoding LysE family translocator, whose protein sequence is MVPIESLITFFTASILLGLAPGPDNIFVLTQSALRGRASGLLVMLGLCTGLLIHTSAVALGVAIIFQTSALAFSILKFIGAGYLIYLAWQAFRASAEKIQAGTDGNVNHWKLYCRGIIMNITNPKVSIFFLAFLPQFADPGRGPVAYQLLLLGGLFIIATILVFGSIALLAGTLGQWLNRSNRTQSVLNKLAGTVFIGLAIKLATAER, encoded by the coding sequence GTGGTGCCCATTGAATCATTAATAACTTTCTTTACCGCATCCATTCTCCTTGGCCTTGCTCCAGGACCGGACAATATCTTCGTCCTGACACAATCCGCTTTGCGGGGAAGAGCCTCCGGCTTGCTCGTTATGCTGGGCTTGTGCACAGGTCTTCTTATCCACACAAGCGCAGTTGCGCTGGGAGTTGCCATCATCTTTCAAACATCTGCCCTTGCCTTTTCCATCCTCAAATTCATTGGCGCCGGGTACCTTATTTATCTCGCATGGCAAGCTTTTCGGGCCTCTGCTGAAAAAATTCAGGCCGGAACGGATGGAAACGTGAATCATTGGAAGTTGTATTGCCGTGGAATTATAATGAATATAACAAATCCGAAAGTCTCCATCTTTTTCCTGGCCTTTCTACCGCAATTTGCCGATCCAGGCAGGGGACCTGTTGCTTACCAGCTTCTACTCCTTGGAGGTCTGTTTATCATAGCTACAATATTGGTGTTCGGTAGCATCGCTCTCCTCGCCGGAACTCTTGGTCAATGGCTGAACCGATCGAACCGCACCCAAAGTGTCTTAAATAAGTTGGCGGGCACAGTTTTCATAGGCCTGGCGATCAAATTGGCGACAGCTGAGCGGTAA
- a CDS encoding DUF2845 domain-containing protein, with translation MKKIALMVVMFLILTQSTSFALRCGSSLVKIGDLKQEVLVACGTPISKEVIGYIDQEKNGDRIRVMKIEAWIIASGTFYYSLTFEGNELVTVEQAGRIK, from the coding sequence ATGAAAAAAATTGCGCTCATGGTTGTGATGTTCCTGATTTTAACTCAAAGCACCTCTTTTGCTCTTCGTTGCGGAAGTTCCCTTGTCAAGATTGGTGATTTAAAACAAGAAGTTCTTGTCGCTTGCGGAACCCCTATTTCAAAAGAAGTCATAGGCTATATTGATCAGGAAAAAAATGGTGACCGAATCAGGGTCATGAAAATCGAAGCATGGATCATCGCATCGGGAACGTTTTATTACAGTCTTACTTTTGAGGGAAACGAGCTGGTAACGGTAGAACAAGCCGGCAGAATCAAATAA